One Choloepus didactylus isolate mChoDid1 chromosome 16, mChoDid1.pri, whole genome shotgun sequence DNA window includes the following coding sequences:
- the LOC119511358 gene encoding LOW QUALITY PROTEIN: vesicle-associated membrane protein 4-like (The sequence of the model RefSeq protein was modified relative to this genomic sequence to represent the inferred CDS: substituted 2 bases at 2 genomic stop codons): MTMYIEALCNNLWLKQLLPMFKHHLNYDDASSVKSERRNLLDVDXDEEEEFFXREHSVPGLEPRNDKIKHVSNQVDGDIEVMQENNTKAIERGERLEIQDKSERLFDNATDFINRSKQLSGQIWWHGCKIKAIMGLVVFIILLEIFTLIVVKYRYLH, from the coding sequence AATAATTTGTGGTTAAAACAACTGCTTCCCATGTTCAAGCACCACCTCAATTATGATGATGCTAGTTCTGTGAAAAGTGAGAGAAGGAATCTTTTGGATGTTGATTAAGATGAAGAGGAGGAGTTTTTTTGAAGGGAACATTCTGTACCAGGACTTGAACctagaaatgataaaattaagcATGTTAGCAATCAGGTGGATGGAGATATTGAGGTCATgcaagaaaataatacaaaggcAATTGAAAGAGGGGAAAGACTTGAAATACAGGACAAATCAGAAAGATTATTTGATAATGCAACTGATTTTATCAATAGATCCAAACAGCTTTCAGGGCAAATATGGTGGCATGGATGCAAAATAAAAGCTATCATGGGTTTGgttgtttttatcattttgctAGAAATTTTCACTCTTATAGTTGTGAAATACAGATATCTTCATTAA